The window TATATGCCTATCTAACAACATCCGTTCAGGCAGTTGGTGGAATGATTTGTGGATTGATCGTCATGTCCACTTGCGCTTATGCGCTGTCTAGAAGAAATTTTAAGCTACGCAGACCCATTGTCCTCTTTATTTTCTTCACTTTGCTGTTCGGTGGCGGACTGATTCCAAGCTATATTCTTATTACCCAGTATCTTCATATTAATAATACGATCTTGGTGTATATTCTACCGACGCTTGCCAATGCTTTCTATATCATTATTTTACGTACATTCTTTCAAGGCTTACCGGATGCGCTGGTTGAATCGGCCAAAATGGATGGGGCTAGTGAGTTTCGAGTCTATTGGCAAATTATTCTTCCGCTGTCTAAACCAGCTCTTGCGACCATCGCTTTGTTCGTTCTACTGGACAAATGGAATGATTGGTTTACATCCTTAATTTATATACGTGATGAGAGGCTGTACACCTTGCAATTTCTGCTGCAACGAATCTTAATGGAAATGGAATTCCTTAAAACTTCAATGACGTATAACTTAAATATGGAGAATGTAAATCTGTATAAGCTGCCATCGGAATCAATTAGATTTGCAATGGCGATCGTGGCAGCTGGACCACTTCTGATGGTATTTCCATTCTTCCAAAAATATTTTTCAAAAGGACTTACGGTTGGAGCTGTAAAAGGTTGATTACCTGTTTATACCAAGTATGGACATGTAGCTATGTTCCATAACTGTATAATATAATATTCGAGCAGATCATTAGGGGGATAACAAATGAAAACGCTTAAAAGTGTGTTTAGCAAGACGATTGTTCTTAGTATGGCTACAGCGTTAATATTATCTGGTTGCGGTAAAACTGCTACCGAGACACCAAGTACAAACACCAATGCATCACCTGCACCTGTAGCTACAGAAGCAGCTAAGCCGGTGATACTAAAGTTTGTGCAGTTAAGTCCAGGTAAGCAAGCAGATGCACAAGAGGTTTGGGATGAGTTTAACAAGAAATTGGCAACATTATTGCCAAACACAAAGGTAGAATTCGTACCCGTTACTCCTGCGGAATACGCTGACAAATGGAAGCTGATGGCAGCTTCAGCAGAGCCGATTGATATTGCATGGACAGGATATGCATTGGATTATCCAAGCGAGGTCAACAAAGGATCTTATATGGAGTTGGATGCATTGGTTGATAAATACGCACCTGAGCTTATGAAAGAAATACCTTCTTGGGTATTGGACCGCGCTCGTGTAAACGGTAAATTGTATGCGATTCCAAACTATCAGCAAGCTGTAGATAGCCGTCCAACCCTGCGTGTACCGAAAGAGTTTATTGATAAAGGATACATCGATCCGAAGCTAGCACAGGAAACCTTTTATAAGAATGGTCCAGTTTCCAAAGAGTCTTTCGCTGTCATCGAAGGCTACCTGGAGAAATTAAAAGCGAACAACCAATTACGCAAAGGATTTAGCCCGAATGTACTTACAAGTATGCAGCATCACAATATTTTAATCTCAGCAACCGCTCCTTTCAAACTGGTTGGTGATTTGAAAGACCCGAAAAGCTTAAAGGTTATCAATTGGTATGACACACCGCAAGAGCAACTGTTTATTAAAACAATGACGGACTGGTATGCCAAAGGTTACATCCGTAAAGATATATTGAGCTTGCAAAATCAACGTCAAGATGAAGGCAAGCCGGACGGTAACATTGCTTGGTTCCATTCTTTAATCGGTAGCATTGAAGATCAATCAAAGACGGATAGTACTCGATATGGCTTCCCGATTCAAGTAATTCCTATGGAAGAGAAGTATACGATTTCTGCATTATCCGATAGCACAAATTTAGCTATTCCAAGAACATCCAAAAATCCAGAACGCGCTATGCAGCTTATTAATTTATTAGATACAGTGAAGGGTAAAGAATTGTATAACCTTCTTGTTTGGGGAATTGAAGGCAAGCATTATAAGAAAATTTCCGATAACAAAATTGAAACAATCGGTTACTCAGGCCAAGGGACTGCAGATGCTAAATATGGTATACAAAACTGGGGTTCTGGCAATACGGCGAATAGTTACGAAACGCAAGCTAACCCAGCCAATTTTACACAAATTTGGAAGGATATCAATGCCGGTGCTACCATTTCTCCTCTACTTGGTTATAAGCCTACTCTTGATCCAATTAAAACAGAGCTTGCACAAATTGCGGCTGTTGTTAAAGAGTATCAAGGTACAGTTAATGCTCTTGTCCTAGAATCAGGGGCAGTTGCTGACTCTGATGCAAAGTATAAGGAGTTTATCGACAAAATGAAAAAAGCAGGCTCAGACAAAGTAATAGCTGAACTTCAAAAGCAAATCGACGAATTCTTTAAAACAAAATAATAATTTGAAGTAAACATTTGAAAGAAAGGGGGCATTGCTTGTTAACAGAGCAAGTAATGCCCCTTTTTGTATGGAAAGTCAATTCCGTTTTGAGAGCACGAATCAAGAGGGATATAGTTATTGTTATTAGACGATGACAACGCTTACAAATTGCAAATAGGAGGTAATGAGAATGCTTCAAGCAAGTGCAACTAAGACTTATAAATGGATGGCCCTGGTATTAGCGGTGATAATGATTTGCACACCAGTTTTATCGATACCGTCAAAAACTTTTGCATCGACGGAAACAAACTTCTATGTTGATGGCACGAACGGAAACGATTCTAACAATGGTCAGTCCACATTGGCAGCTTTTAAGACGATCCAAAAAGCTGCCAATGTTGCGGTTTCTGGCGACAAAGTCAAAATTATGGCCGGTGTTTACCGTGAAACAGTCATACCTAAAAGTGATGGGGTGACGTTTCAGAACTACAATGGTGACAAAGTTACCTTGTCCGGAGGTGATTTGGTCACTGGATGGACGCCCACAGCAACAAATGCTGCCATCTATTCGGCACCTATGGGTTGGGATTACAATAACGGTTATGGCAATATTGTCTATTATACGGATGCCAGTGGGAATACCACATCGTTGAGTCCGGCAAGATGGCCTAACATCCCGGACAGTAAGATGTTTGACAAGACAAAATACGCAAAATATACATCCAATCCTAGCAGTCCTGTTGCAACAAACGGAGGAGCTAATTTACAATTTAACAGCGTTGCGGTTAGTAGCTCGTACACGGTGCCTTCTACAATAGCAAATGATTTGCAAGGGGCTTTGCTTGTTTCCTCGGTAAATAATGGATTCGTGGTGTACACCGGAAAGATTACGGGTAACACCGGAAATACCTTGCAGGTTGAGTGGCCTTACACGGCTTCCGGTTACTATCCACAAAGCGGCAATCCAGGTTTTGGTTTTTATATCACTAACTCTTATAATGCATTGATTCATGATGTGGCAAATCCGGTAAGTGGCGTACCTACAGCAGTATGGTACAAGGATGTTGCGAACAAAAATTTGTATGTATCTGTACCAGGTGGAGCGGATCCAAATACTGGGACTATTGAGGCGAAGAGTAGAGAGTATGTTTTCGACTTATCCAGTCGTACAGGTATTACCATCAGTGGAATTAATATACGTTCTGCCGGTATCAACTTTGCGAATTCCAGCTCCAACACATTCAAGGGCGCTACCATTGAAATGGTCGATTCCACTAACCAACCCTTTGCTGCTAATACAACTTTGGGTGGTTTTGTTTCTGGCTTTACATTGGATGGCGACCACAACACCGTTCGCGATTGTGAAATTAAAAATATGTATGGATTTGGGATCATTGTCAAAGGCCATGATAACAATGTGATTAATAATGACATTCACGATTTTAATCGTTATGGACTTTATGCCGACGGTATAAACGTTAATGGGTACAATCATCTGATTAGTCATAACAGTGTGTACAACGGAGGACGTGCTGCCATTGGCGGTTTTTTCACCAGTTCAATATTCCAGTACAATGACATACATGATTGTATGAAGATTTCCTATGACGGCGGTGTGTTTTACGTCTCAAACAGCGATTTTGGCAGCTCAGAGATCCACCACAATACCGTGCATGATACTGCAGGTGAAGGCATTTATTTCGATAATGTGTCCTTCAATGCCGCGGTTTATAACAACATCGTTTATAACGTTAGTGTGGGTTTCCTAATCAACACCCCCAATGAACGCATGATTTTGTTAAATAATACGGTATACAACTGCCCTACAAGTCTTAGCAGCTGGGGTGCTGCCTATGATGGAACAGGCTCTTTCGGAACCACGGTCGTCGGCAATATTTTTGCGGCAAATACTTACAACTCTCAGACCTCAGGTGGCTCCTTTGAACAATTTAATACCATAGGTACTAGTTCAGCTCTTGCTCCTATGTTTGTAAATGCTGCTGGCAACAATTTTGCTTTGAAGAACCCGAACGACTACCGTAGTGTTGTGTTACCCGGTGTTACTGACGGATTCACTTCCACTTACCCTGTCATGGGCGCTATTCAGCCCGGAGTGACATGGAAAGCGGGAAGCGACTTAGCCAATGCTGCCAATATCAATCCAACTTTCCAGCTTCATAATATTCCTTACAAGCAATTGCTTGTAAATGGCGGTTTCCCTACTGGTGATATGAGTGGTTGGACTACCACCGGCTCTCCTCAAATCGTAACACAAAACGGATGGGATTTTAGAACCAGCGGTTTGATAAGAAGTGGTTCTTACGGTGTTGTCCTGAACGATGGAGATAAGATTTCCCAGACGGTTACAGGGCTGAAACCAAACACCACTTATAACGTTAGTGTTTGGGGTAAGGTAATGGGACAACAGGTATTGGCAAGCACCATGGATACCGCCGCAAGCACACCTGTTACGAATACGAAATACCGTTCAATGAATAGTTACATCATTCCGGGTACGACGACTACCCTAAAATTCAATCAAATTAATTTTGGGTCCTCTGCGCTGTACAACTCCGTGTACTTTGGTACAGTCGCTAATTCCAGTACCGGTACAATTAAAATGTATATTGATAGCCCTACTACGGGTACTCTAGTTGCCACGGATACAATGAACTTAGACACAGCACAAAATGGTCAATGGTTCTATAGAAGAAGTATACCGCTTTCTTCGGTAGCAGGGACGCATGACGTTTATTTGGTATTTTCTAACACCAATCCAGCGACGGCTATCAATTGTTATTTCGGTGACTTTACATTATTTAATTCTAACCCTAATCCTGCTACGGACAGCCTTGTATTGGGAGCTAGCGGATTTGATAACAGTGGTACTCCAAAGACATTAAGTAAAAGTACCATAAATGCTGGCAATAACGTTGTCGGTGCAGGAAGTCGTCCTGACCATTTTTCCTTTACAACAGGGTCAAACAGTACCAGTGCTACCATATATGCAACTAAAACTGGTGGCGGCGGATTGAGAGGTTATGTGGATGAGTTTGGTTTGGCAGAGAGTACAACCACAGCTCCTGTTTATCAATCCTTAAACGCATTGGAGGGCTTTGAAAACGGATTGGGTAACTGGGTAGCATCAGCAGGTTCTAAATCGACTTCTACAGCAGTGAAGCATTCCGGCAATAACAGCTATATTGTCAATGAAGATGTTGATAACATCACTCAAAATTTCGAAACTAGCTACAACAAAGTGGTTACGATGTGGTTTTATGACAATCTCAACAAGACGAACGTGCAAATGGCAGCGTTTGTGGATGATGGGGTAACGAATCGGGCAATCATGGTTAATACACCGACTTCGACAACTAAATATTCATTGCGACTAAGTGGTGGAATTACGGCAACAACCGTAAACAGAAGCCTAGGCTGGCATGAGTTCAAGTGGGACTATAGCTCTGGTACGAAACTGGATATGTATATCGATGGGATACTCATTACACCACCGGCAGGCGTGACTGGCGTGACTAGTTTCAACAAGATAAGAATAGGAGATTTTTGGTCTGGAAATCCGAACACCGTGTATTTTGATGATATCAGTATCAAAGATGCCAATAGTAAGCCTGTTGGCGTAAGCTCTGAATTGACGACTCCGCAAAATAGAGCTATTAGCGGAATTTTATCTGCAAGCGATGCAAACGGAGATCCGCTGACTTACAGCATTGTGAGCAATGGTACGCAAGGAACGGCAGTGGTTACGAATCCGTCAACTGGAGAGTTTACGTATACGCCAAACCCTGATGTGATTGGCTCAGATACATTTAGTTTCATCGTAAATGATGGAGTTGTAAATTCAGATGTCTCCACAGTGACGGTTCGCATATTGGATATTACTTCGCCTGTGACGACGGATGATGCGCAAAGTGGTTGGCATCAAGATGCACAGACGATCCAGTTAACAGCAACGGATGAAGGCAGTGGCGTTGCGCAAACCTTTTACAGCCTAAATGGTAGTCTGTTCGCAGAAGGAAATACGGTTCAAATTGATGAAGAAGGCTTGAATGAGCTCAATTATTACAGCATCGATGCTGCAGGCAATCAGGAAACTCAGAAATCAGTAACAATCAAAATCGATAGAACCGCACCTGTCATTACAGCAGCAGTGACAGCTGCCTCTCCTGATGGACAGAATGGGTGGTATGTAGATGAGGTGACGGTAAGCCTAGCTGCCGAAGATACTTTATCAGGCGTGGCCACAATGGAATACAGCGTAGATGAAGGCGCTAACTGGCAAACTTACCAGGCACCGGTAACCATAAATCAAGATGGCAGTTATATCATCATGTATCGATCGGTTGACAACGCGGGGAACGTGGAAACAGCACGGAACATCTCGTTCAATCTGGACGCACACATGCCGAGCGTTACCATCTCTTCGCCTGTTAAAGACAATAGCTATAACGATTCAGGGGATTTAACGCTGCAATTTAACGTGACCGATGATTTGTCAGGAGTGGATAACAACTT is drawn from Paenibacillus sp. V4I7 and contains these coding sequences:
- a CDS encoding carbohydrate ABC transporter permease translates to MPKSFRANIGNTLLHLFMILFSLAFIIPFLLVIAVSFSNEESLLKYGYKLIPVEFDLEAYRLIFGKPHQILYAYLTTSVQAVGGMICGLIVMSTCAYALSRRNFKLRRPIVLFIFFTLLFGGGLIPSYILITQYLHINNTILVYILPTLANAFYIIILRTFFQGLPDALVESAKMDGASEFRVYWQIILPLSKPALATIALFVLLDKWNDWFTSLIYIRDERLYTLQFLLQRILMEMEFLKTSMTYNLNMENVNLYKLPSESIRFAMAIVAAGPLLMVFPFFQKYFSKGLTVGAVKG
- a CDS encoding ABC transporter substrate-binding protein; the protein is MKTLKSVFSKTIVLSMATALILSGCGKTATETPSTNTNASPAPVATEAAKPVILKFVQLSPGKQADAQEVWDEFNKKLATLLPNTKVEFVPVTPAEYADKWKLMAASAEPIDIAWTGYALDYPSEVNKGSYMELDALVDKYAPELMKEIPSWVLDRARVNGKLYAIPNYQQAVDSRPTLRVPKEFIDKGYIDPKLAQETFYKNGPVSKESFAVIEGYLEKLKANNQLRKGFSPNVLTSMQHHNILISATAPFKLVGDLKDPKSLKVINWYDTPQEQLFIKTMTDWYAKGYIRKDILSLQNQRQDEGKPDGNIAWFHSLIGSIEDQSKTDSTRYGFPIQVIPMEEKYTISALSDSTNLAIPRTSKNPERAMQLINLLDTVKGKELYNLLVWGIEGKHYKKISDNKIETIGYSGQGTADAKYGIQNWGSGNTANSYETQANPANFTQIWKDINAGATISPLLGYKPTLDPIKTELAQIAAVVKEYQGTVNALVLESGAVADSDAKYKEFIDKMKKAGSDKVIAELQKQIDEFFKTK
- a CDS encoding OmpL47-type beta-barrel domain-containing protein, coding for MLQASATKTYKWMALVLAVIMICTPVLSIPSKTFASTETNFYVDGTNGNDSNNGQSTLAAFKTIQKAANVAVSGDKVKIMAGVYRETVIPKSDGVTFQNYNGDKVTLSGGDLVTGWTPTATNAAIYSAPMGWDYNNGYGNIVYYTDASGNTTSLSPARWPNIPDSKMFDKTKYAKYTSNPSSPVATNGGANLQFNSVAVSSSYTVPSTIANDLQGALLVSSVNNGFVVYTGKITGNTGNTLQVEWPYTASGYYPQSGNPGFGFYITNSYNALIHDVANPVSGVPTAVWYKDVANKNLYVSVPGGADPNTGTIEAKSREYVFDLSSRTGITISGINIRSAGINFANSSSNTFKGATIEMVDSTNQPFAANTTLGGFVSGFTLDGDHNTVRDCEIKNMYGFGIIVKGHDNNVINNDIHDFNRYGLYADGINVNGYNHLISHNSVYNGGRAAIGGFFTSSIFQYNDIHDCMKISYDGGVFYVSNSDFGSSEIHHNTVHDTAGEGIYFDNVSFNAAVYNNIVYNVSVGFLINTPNERMILLNNTVYNCPTSLSSWGAAYDGTGSFGTTVVGNIFAANTYNSQTSGGSFEQFNTIGTSSALAPMFVNAAGNNFALKNPNDYRSVVLPGVTDGFTSTYPVMGAIQPGVTWKAGSDLANAANINPTFQLHNIPYKQLLVNGGFPTGDMSGWTTTGSPQIVTQNGWDFRTSGLIRSGSYGVVLNDGDKISQTVTGLKPNTTYNVSVWGKVMGQQVLASTMDTAASTPVTNTKYRSMNSYIIPGTTTTLKFNQINFGSSALYNSVYFGTVANSSTGTIKMYIDSPTTGTLVATDTMNLDTAQNGQWFYRRSIPLSSVAGTHDVYLVFSNTNPATAINCYFGDFTLFNSNPNPATDSLVLGASGFDNSGTPKTLSKSTINAGNNVVGAGSRPDHFSFTTGSNSTSATIYATKTGGGGLRGYVDEFGLAESTTTAPVYQSLNALEGFENGLGNWVASAGSKSTSTAVKHSGNNSYIVNEDVDNITQNFETSYNKVVTMWFYDNLNKTNVQMAAFVDDGVTNRAIMVNTPTSTTKYSLRLSGGITATTVNRSLGWHEFKWDYSSGTKLDMYIDGILITPPAGVTGVTSFNKIRIGDFWSGNPNTVYFDDISIKDANSKPVGVSSELTTPQNRAISGILSASDANGDPLTYSIVSNGTQGTAVVTNPSTGEFTYTPNPDVIGSDTFSFIVNDGVVNSDVSTVTVRILDITSPVTTDDAQSGWHQDAQTIQLTATDEGSGVAQTFYSLNGSLFAEGNTVQIDEEGLNELNYYSIDAAGNQETQKSVTIKIDRTAPVITAAVTAASPDGQNGWYVDEVTVSLAAEDTLSGVATMEYSVDEGANWQTYQAPVTINQDGSYIIMYRSVDNAGNVETARNISFNLDAHMPSVTISSPVKDNSYNDSGDLTLQFNVTDDLSGVDNNLTTVTLDGMTVQQATTIPLYSLALGTHTLTVTSSDLAGNTQSVTVTFQTITNIDSLMALVTRFSGNNGIDNGGIANSLQKKLEKGNLNSFINEVQAQSGKHISNEAAAYLLRDANFLQK